In Pedobacter sp. W3I1, one DNA window encodes the following:
- a CDS encoding RHS repeat domain-containing protein, translated as MKIFNAALIGYLFVGTVSAQTPITLNPSFDNVIPPSPNASSIGKFGSIPVGLSTGIPSVGVPIFEWNGKNFGQSVKVSLDYHAGGVQVDEQPSNVGLGWALNAGGVISRTMRGIYDEYPIDGFLYKTMPDEYTGNGPTDYPANERIFNRMYAGKADSQNDIFNFNFNGRSGRFVLGRNNDILLLDRSKLKIEKVITDPSSYSARITSFIITDEMGYKFEFSDYEVTASSTVGLPPPHSSAWYLSKIINPAGNDQIIFQYDDYQLGAIQTGRNQGQAIPLTLDGVNQSVNLGGNSAQSVFGKRIRKIIFNDNRSVSFQYKQANRSDYPQGSTDKALEKIIIDNGTQSYGFLLNTDYSLGGRLTLRSVQQFGSAESQTLNPYVFTYSTVPLPSRFSCQKDHWGYPNNNGSESMVQKEYLLVGANNGPYSPYREFLGGNRDTDPNLILAGSLTRITYPTGGYTEFQMEANKAVDTWLNRAIVAQIPNPYTEFQDGISFNSSGTGTNNPSFTYTGASNTNVQFTLSASPMVMGCLSCYLKIEIYKASSSLMYTSQTMNLNSSSSADITRNFTIANLQNGDSFYVRSFLIGYSESGTYYGYASLSRRQQNPEGTTTPITLGTNQIYVGGLRAKKVTDYTAMGAVASSREYEYVLSDGSTSSGTLGYHPVYSRFVKYDFRAIKSAGDDGGPYYQFHPHADYVIRSSSSANEIPLISGSPVTYKRVIEKIGQNGTYSGKIVRTFSSFADSHPFISEEFPTTPAQFSPWNYGLLRTEEIYDASNTILKKTENQYFNFSDGYSTDQTRVENFRSISFSPASFTTSAYEPPKIDPSAYPGYFQAKSFTPVAGRAELSQSTVTDYVTGQPAATRTTKYNYDPNNFYAIDERVNDSEGRELKTVFIRPKEMVDANEEVTLHTGMLNLNMINPVIKQVHFRDNVQVFMTKTAYKNWSGTLFAPEKVITKTYSNDEEIRLRYLAYDVHGAPVSVQKENGAKTTYIWGYGGDKLVAVLEDSPDYNSVSAQLGDIEAFRNIKIPSSSQIDNFLSPLGNGYLNKFKYNTLGGPVSITDTKGMTTYYEYDEFQRLKTVKDQNGNILKQTDYHYKN; from the coding sequence ATGAAAATTTTTAACGCCGCCTTAATAGGCTATTTATTTGTGGGCACTGTATCTGCTCAGACACCCATAACTCTTAATCCCAGCTTTGACAATGTTATACCACCCTCTCCAAATGCATCATCGATCGGGAAATTCGGCAGTATACCGGTAGGTCTCTCAACCGGTATCCCTTCAGTCGGTGTTCCCATTTTCGAATGGAATGGCAAAAACTTCGGCCAGTCGGTCAAAGTTTCCTTAGACTACCACGCTGGTGGGGTGCAGGTCGACGAACAGCCATCGAATGTAGGGCTTGGCTGGGCACTGAATGCCGGTGGGGTAATATCGAGAACCATGCGCGGTATTTACGATGAATACCCGATTGATGGTTTCTTGTACAAAACCATGCCTGATGAATATACTGGCAATGGTCCTACGGACTATCCAGCGAACGAAAGGATATTTAATAGGATGTACGCTGGTAAAGCAGATTCACAGAACGACATCTTCAATTTCAATTTCAATGGTCGCAGCGGTAGGTTTGTGCTGGGAAGAAACAACGATATTCTATTGCTCGACCGTTCAAAACTTAAGATCGAAAAAGTAATCACTGATCCAAGTTCCTATAGTGCAAGAATTACCAGTTTTATCATTACCGATGAAATGGGCTATAAGTTTGAGTTTTCGGACTATGAAGTAACTGCATCATCTACAGTGGGTCTGCCGCCTCCACATAGTTCGGCATGGTACTTAAGCAAAATTATCAATCCGGCAGGAAACGATCAGATTATCTTCCAGTATGATGACTATCAACTGGGAGCGATACAGACAGGAAGAAACCAGGGGCAGGCTATACCGCTCACTCTTGATGGTGTCAACCAGTCTGTAAACTTAGGTGGAAATTCAGCTCAGAGTGTTTTCGGGAAACGCATCAGGAAGATAATTTTCAATGACAATCGTTCGGTTTCTTTTCAGTACAAGCAAGCCAACCGCTCAGATTACCCCCAGGGCAGTACCGATAAGGCGCTGGAGAAAATCATCATCGATAATGGTACCCAGAGTTATGGATTTTTGCTTAACACAGATTATTCATTGGGTGGCCGACTGACCTTGCGCTCGGTGCAGCAGTTTGGAAGCGCTGAATCGCAGACGCTGAATCCGTATGTATTCACCTATTCAACAGTTCCACTTCCTTCGAGGTTTAGTTGCCAGAAAGATCACTGGGGCTACCCCAATAATAATGGCTCTGAAAGTATGGTACAAAAGGAATACCTGCTTGTAGGAGCCAATAATGGTCCATATTCACCATATAGAGAATTTTTAGGTGGTAATAGAGACACCGATCCAAATCTTATTTTGGCTGGAAGTCTCACCCGTATCACATATCCCACCGGGGGCTATACCGAATTTCAGATGGAGGCAAATAAAGCCGTAGATACTTGGCTCAATAGAGCTATAGTGGCTCAGATACCAAATCCATATACAGAATTTCAGGATGGAATATCTTTTAATAGTTCTGGAACTGGTACAAATAACCCTTCATTTACTTATACAGGTGCCAGTAATACTAATGTTCAGTTCACACTTTCTGCTTCACCGATGGTGATGGGCTGTCTTAGCTGTTATTTAAAGATAGAGATATACAAAGCTTCAAGTTCATTAATGTATACTTCACAAACGATGAACCTTAACTCCTCTAGTTCAGCAGATATTACAAGGAATTTTACGATAGCAAATTTACAGAATGGAGACAGTTTTTATGTCCGGTCTTTTCTAATCGGATATTCTGAAAGCGGGACCTACTACGGATATGCATCGTTAAGTAGAAGACAGCAGAATCCTGAAGGAACAACCACTCCCATAACCTTAGGGACAAACCAGATCTATGTAGGTGGGCTCAGAGCAAAAAAAGTAACAGACTATACTGCTATGGGCGCCGTTGCCAGTTCGAGGGAGTATGAATATGTTTTATCCGACGGAAGCACATCTTCAGGTACATTAGGTTATCATCCAGTGTATTCGAGGTTTGTAAAGTATGACTTTAGGGCTATAAAGAGTGCAGGTGATGACGGTGGGCCTTATTATCAGTTTCATCCACATGCAGATTATGTGATCCGTTCTTCATCTTCAGCCAATGAAATACCTTTGATAAGTGGAAGTCCGGTAACCTATAAACGCGTAATCGAAAAAATAGGTCAAAATGGAACATATAGTGGGAAGATAGTGAGAACATTTTCTTCTTTTGCAGATAGCCATCCCTTTATTTCTGAAGAATTTCCAACTACTCCTGCCCAGTTTTCACCTTGGAACTACGGATTATTGCGCACTGAAGAAATATATGATGCGAGCAATACTATATTGAAGAAAACAGAAAATCAATATTTTAATTTTTCCGATGGCTACTCGACCGACCAGACAAGAGTAGAAAACTTTAGATCGATCAGCTTTTCACCAGCCTCTTTCACTACCAGCGCTTATGAACCTCCAAAGATTGATCCATCTGCATACCCTGGTTATTTTCAGGCAAAAAGCTTCACTCCTGTAGCAGGGAGGGCAGAGCTTAGTCAGTCTACAGTTACAGATTATGTTACCGGGCAACCTGCCGCAACACGCACTACTAAATATAATTATGATCCTAATAATTTTTATGCCATTGATGAACGTGTAAATGACAGTGAAGGAAGAGAACTGAAAACTGTTTTTATCCGTCCAAAAGAAATGGTTGATGCGAATGAGGAAGTCACACTACATACTGGAATGCTAAACTTAAACATGATTAATCCGGTAATTAAACAGGTTCATTTCAGAGACAATGTTCAGGTTTTTATGACCAAGACTGCTTATAAAAACTGGTCTGGAACTTTATTTGCCCCTGAAAAGGTAATTACTAAGACATATAGCAATGATGAGGAAATCAGATTGCGTTATTTGGCTTACGATGTTCACGGGGCACCAGTTTCTGTTCAAAAGGAAAATGGAGCTAAAACGACATATATATGGGGGTATGGAGGGGATAAGCTTGTTGCTGTATTGGAAGATTCGCCGGATTATAACTCTGTATCGGCCCAGCTTGGTGATATAGAGGCGTTCAGAAATATCAAAATACCATCTTCTTCCCAGATTGATAATTTTCTGTCCCCTTTGGGTAATGGCTATTTGAACAAATTTAAATATAACACACTCGGAGGCCCTGTAAGTATTACCGATACCAAGGGTATGACCACGTACTACGAATATGATGAATTTCAACGATTAAAAACCGTTAAAGATCAGAATGGTAATATTTTAAAACAAACAGACTACCACTACAAAAACTAA
- a CDS encoding RNA polymerase sigma factor produces the protein MMAEDQNRLLTVEMREAFFTGLYKKAFSPVAHYVARRGGSLDEAKDIFQDTLVIYYEKVTSAETTNIVNEKAYLLGIAKKLWLQHYKADCKHQPLNNFDLEAIAEEQLSTDKILHYLETAGKRCMELLKAFYYDHLPVGKLATRFGYSGTHSATVAKYKCLEKVRETVKYNSLKYADFIE, from the coding sequence ATGATGGCAGAAGATCAAAACAGATTATTAACGGTTGAAATGCGTGAAGCATTTTTTACCGGGCTTTACAAAAAGGCTTTTTCTCCTGTTGCACATTATGTAGCAAGGAGGGGTGGCAGCCTTGATGAAGCCAAAGATATTTTTCAGGATACATTGGTTATATATTATGAGAAAGTTACATCAGCAGAGACTACAAACATTGTAAACGAAAAAGCTTATTTACTGGGCATTGCGAAAAAACTGTGGTTACAGCATTATAAAGCAGACTGTAAGCACCAGCCATTAAATAATTTTGACCTGGAAGCGATAGCGGAGGAACAACTCTCTACGGATAAAATACTTCATTACCTCGAAACTGCAGGTAAGCGCTGCATGGAGTTACTTAAGGCTTTTTACTACGACCATTTGCCGGTGGGTAAACTCGCTACGAGATTTGGCTATTCGGGTACACATTCGGCAACTGTAGCAAAATATAAATGCCTTGAAAAAGTGAGAGAAACGGTTAAATATAATTCATTAAAATATGCGGACTTCATTGAATAA
- a CDS encoding ATP-dependent Clp protease proteolytic subunit — translation MNINRNEFRKYAVKHHRIGSQYVDHYLNRSINIPKNMTPYITEERQLNVAQMDVFSRLMMDRIIFLGEPVADRMANIIQAQLLFLQSVDANKDIQLYINSPGGDVYSGMGIYDTMQLITPDVGTICIGMAFSMSAVLLCAGKAGKRAALQHSRVMIHQPSGGVQGVSADIEITAQQVVKVRQDLYNIIAKHSGQPYEWVHRASDRDYWMTGPEAKAHGLIDEVLGDMD, via the coding sequence ATGAATATAAACCGTAACGAATTTAGAAAATATGCTGTAAAACATCACCGTATAGGCAGCCAGTATGTAGATCATTATCTTAACCGTTCGATAAACATTCCAAAAAATATGACGCCTTATATTACCGAAGAGCGCCAGTTGAATGTTGCGCAGATGGATGTTTTTTCGCGGTTGATGATGGACCGGATTATATTTTTAGGCGAACCTGTTGCCGACCGTATGGCTAATATTATTCAGGCCCAGTTGTTATTTCTCCAATCAGTGGATGCCAATAAAGATATTCAGCTTTACATCAATTCGCCTGGGGGTGATGTTTACTCGGGCATGGGCATTTACGATACCATGCAACTGATTACACCTGATGTAGGTACCATTTGTATTGGAATGGCCTTTTCTATGAGCGCTGTACTACTGTGTGCAGGTAAAGCCGGAAAGCGTGCTGCACTTCAGCATTCGCGGGTAATGATCCACCAACCTTCTGGTGGGGTGCAGGGTGTTTCGGCCGATATTGAGATTACCGCGCAGCAGGTGGTAAAGGTAAGGCAAGATTTGTATAATATTATCGCAAAACATAGCGGCCAGCCTTATGAGTGGGTACACCGTGCTTCTGACCGGGATTATTGGATGACTGGCCCAGAAGCTAAAGCGCATGGCCTTATTGATGAGGTATTGGGTGATATGGATTAA
- a CDS encoding mechanosensitive ion channel family protein, which translates to MITINNLPILIRNLIPLLFTFLITGNAFAQKDRLPDKGQDVSILSDSATLTKGDYLSHLEKVFETVNKVPVTVGSFKKLKPIEAHLTQDEAALALLKSRLTQGDRSLNLQNLQMNQTLLAELQSNNKDCLSDLDEYEKELRALKTEILNLRKDTVLIKLFTVPAIQVMFKDQFAELKKKRVLMDSLLKTTTLSINNLQARTSSNLINIKELMYLTDSQLDAVSIKAFGKERRYLWESVNKPANKSMGFRRFIKGEQEISGYYFVYTRSSRLLLLFTCTIFFFWVFFNFKSVKQRGRLETLDGFSLISPQPYLIIFIMLFALAPIFDLRAPALYIEAVEIILAILLTVFFRKKLNSKLFYYWCLFVVLLLAPVFLRLLGMPPRYQRWLLLFLTTSSVAYGILVWKMLDEKTKRYKMILITGFIYVVFAIIATFCNLFGRFTLTQIFYSTGVSSLLNAISLTILAKVLVEAFLLQMKSSRIRKGFPEYFDWQPVIAGLKRLTGIGATLIWFVIFTTNLNIFNGIYESVMEILTEKRTIGNFSFTFGGIVLFLGIIWIANFLQKYIAYFFGDTGDDSFDDNKGERSKLLVTRLVLLIGGFLIAVAASGLPIDKITVILGALGVGIGLGLQNIVSNFVSGIILIFDKTIRIGDIVELSNKKGRVKEIGVRASTLLSDEGAEIIIPNGSILSNNIINWTLSNNQMRVDISLSIAKPFNSTEVVNLVREIIVENSNVFISKEPIIMISPVSKLASNINIYFWCKDISKADLTRSMINAQIFEVFEQKNIEIL; encoded by the coding sequence ATGATAACAATAAATAATTTACCGATACTGATCCGAAATCTGATACCCCTGCTTTTTACCTTTCTTATTACGGGCAATGCATTTGCACAAAAAGACAGGCTACCAGATAAGGGTCAGGATGTATCTATTCTTTCCGATTCTGCGACACTGACCAAGGGCGATTATCTCTCGCACCTGGAAAAAGTATTTGAAACTGTTAATAAAGTTCCGGTAACCGTTGGTTCATTTAAGAAACTTAAGCCTATAGAAGCACATTTAACTCAGGATGAAGCGGCGCTGGCACTGCTTAAAAGTCGGTTAACGCAAGGCGACAGATCGCTGAACTTGCAAAATCTACAGATGAACCAAACCCTGTTGGCAGAACTACAGAGCAATAACAAAGATTGTTTATCAGACCTAGATGAATATGAAAAGGAATTGCGGGCATTAAAAACCGAAATTCTTAACCTGCGTAAAGATACCGTACTGATTAAATTGTTTACAGTTCCTGCCATACAGGTTATGTTTAAAGATCAGTTTGCAGAGTTAAAGAAGAAACGTGTATTGATGGATAGTTTATTAAAAACGACTACCTTATCAATCAACAACCTTCAGGCTCGAACTTCTTCTAACCTCATCAATATTAAAGAGTTAATGTACCTTACCGATAGCCAACTAGATGCGGTAAGCATTAAAGCTTTTGGTAAAGAGCGCCGTTATTTATGGGAATCGGTAAACAAACCGGCCAATAAAAGCATGGGCTTCCGTAGGTTTATTAAAGGAGAGCAGGAAATATCGGGTTATTATTTTGTATACACCCGAAGCAGCCGACTCTTGCTGCTTTTCACCTGTACCATATTCTTCTTTTGGGTATTCTTCAATTTTAAAAGCGTAAAACAGCGGGGCCGTTTAGAAACTCTGGATGGTTTTTCACTGATCAGTCCGCAGCCTTATTTAATCATCTTTATCATGCTCTTTGCACTAGCGCCTATTTTCGACCTGAGGGCGCCTGCACTATACATAGAAGCTGTAGAGATTATACTCGCTATTTTGCTCACTGTATTTTTCCGCAAAAAGCTAAACTCAAAGTTATTTTACTATTGGTGCTTATTTGTGGTACTGCTTCTTGCCCCGGTTTTCTTACGTCTTTTGGGCATGCCGCCCAGATACCAGCGCTGGCTCCTGCTGTTCCTTACGACCAGTTCGGTTGCCTATGGTATTTTGGTTTGGAAAATGCTCGATGAAAAAACCAAAAGATATAAAATGATCCTGATCACGGGTTTTATTTATGTTGTCTTTGCTATCATTGCCACGTTTTGTAATCTATTTGGCCGCTTCACCCTCACTCAGATTTTTTATTCTACCGGGGTAAGCTCGCTTTTAAATGCCATATCGTTAACTATCCTGGCGAAAGTATTGGTAGAAGCCTTTTTACTACAGATGAAAAGCAGCAGAATCCGGAAGGGATTTCCGGAGTATTTCGATTGGCAGCCTGTAATTGCAGGACTTAAAAGGCTCACAGGCATTGGTGCTACCCTAATCTGGTTTGTCATATTTACAACCAACCTGAATATTTTTAATGGGATATATGAATCGGTGATGGAAATCCTGACTGAAAAAAGAACCATAGGCAACTTCTCTTTTACCTTCGGGGGCATTGTATTGTTTTTGGGCATTATCTGGATTGCCAACTTTTTGCAAAAATACATTGCTTATTTCTTTGGAGATACCGGAGATGATAGTTTTGATGATAACAAAGGAGAACGTTCGAAATTACTGGTAACCCGTTTGGTGTTATTAATTGGCGGCTTTTTAATCGCCGTTGCAGCGTCAGGACTGCCAATCGATAAGATCACGGTTATCCTCGGTGCATTGGGTGTGGGAATTGGATTGGGACTGCAGAATATCGTGAGCAATTTCGTTTCAGGGATTATCCTTATTTTCGATAAAACCATCCGTATCGGCGATATTGTAGAGCTGAGCAATAAAAAAGGGAGAGTAAAAGAAATTGGCGTACGCGCCAGTACCTTGCTCAGCGATGAGGGTGCAGAGATTATCATTCCTAACGGATCTATTCTTTCTAACAACATTATCAACTGGACGCTGAGCAATAACCAGATGCGCGTAGATATTTCTTTATCGATTGCAAAACCTTTTAACTCTACTGAAGTGGTAAACCTGGTCAGAGAAATTATTGTAGAGAACAGCAATGTTTTTATCAGCAAAGAACCGATTATTATGATCAGCCCAGTGAGTAAACTCGCGAGCAATATCAATATCTATTTCTGGTGTAAAGATATTTCTAAGGCAGATTTGACCAGAAGCATGATCAATGCGCAAATATTTGAGGTATTTGAGCAGAAGAACATTGAAATTTTATAG
- a CDS encoding Fic family protein, with translation MVYDRTRPFNDLPLLPPSESIDEDIDILKKLVTASRALATTNSSLHRLPNPTMLVNTIALQEAQTSTAIENIFTTEDELYKAVSDTLTEENIKPATKEVLRYREALWEGYKLILMNGKIDKDCIISTFRQIKNTTASFRPQQSLTVIRRGQSQFRSGEIVYTPPRGEGIIETKMENLIEYLNDDIKYPSDPLIKMCIAHYQFEAIHPFTDGNGRTGRILNLLYLVNKDLLQQPVLYLSKYIILNKDDYYYHLGVVTQRNSWKPWLLYMLDAVEKTAVLTNQLIISILNQMEATLSYGKSKIKWYNKEINEAIFSQPYIRPKFIGNLLGVTSRTTLTKYFRELEDAKILSAAKDGREVFYINNDLIQILKG, from the coding sequence ATGGTATATGACAGAACACGTCCTTTCAATGATCTCCCGCTCTTACCCCCTTCAGAAAGTATAGACGAGGATATAGATATTTTAAAGAAATTAGTAACAGCATCAAGAGCATTGGCTACAACAAATAGTAGCCTTCATCGCCTGCCCAATCCAACGATGTTGGTTAATACTATAGCACTACAGGAAGCGCAAACCTCAACTGCTATTGAAAATATATTCACAACTGAAGATGAACTATACAAGGCTGTTTCAGACACACTTACAGAAGAAAACATTAAGCCGGCAACAAAAGAGGTATTACGGTACCGTGAGGCCCTTTGGGAAGGGTATAAACTGATCCTAATGAATGGGAAAATAGATAAAGATTGTATCATTAGTACATTTAGACAAATCAAAAACACGACGGCAAGTTTCAGACCTCAACAAAGTTTAACAGTGATCAGAAGAGGACAAAGTCAGTTCAGATCAGGCGAAATTGTATATACCCCACCCAGAGGAGAAGGAATAATTGAAACAAAAATGGAGAATTTGATTGAATATCTAAACGATGATATTAAGTATCCATCAGACCCGCTGATAAAAATGTGCATCGCCCACTATCAATTTGAAGCAATACATCCGTTCACCGATGGAAATGGAAGAACTGGAAGAATTTTAAATCTTTTATATTTGGTAAACAAAGATTTATTACAACAACCTGTATTATATCTGTCCAAATACATTATCCTAAACAAAGATGATTATTATTATCACTTAGGGGTAGTTACTCAACGGAATTCATGGAAACCCTGGCTCCTATATATGCTTGATGCAGTAGAAAAAACTGCTGTATTAACTAACCAGCTAATCATAAGTATTTTGAATCAGATGGAAGCCACCCTATCATATGGAAAATCTAAGATCAAATGGTACAATAAAGAAATTAATGAAGCCATTTTCAGCCAGCCCTATATCAGACCTAAATTTATTGGGAACCTTCTTGGTGTTACCTCAAGAACGACACTTACTAAATACTTCAGAGAACTCGAAGATGCTAAGATATTGAGTGCCGCTAAAGATGGCAGAGAAGTATTTTACATTAATAATGATCTTATCCAAATTTTGAAGGGATAA
- a CDS encoding MOSC domain-containing protein, producing MNKFILSEINIYPIKSLGGISLREAQLEERGLQYDRRWMLVDEEGIFITQRKYFELALLQVNIADGKLTVSHKTSPEQSISFSLDEDTGEQFSVVIWNDTATALEVNKAVSDWFSDFLKFKVRLVKMPLTEKRLVDRDYASNDEIVSFADGYPCLIIGQSSLDGLNEKLDEPILMDRFRPNFVFTGGEPHVEDSFKDFQIGEVLFSAVKPCARCVLITIDQQTGEKSQEPLRTLASYRTAGKKIMFGQNLLHQHTGIISVGDELKVISWKDEN from the coding sequence ATGAACAAGTTTATCCTTTCTGAAATCAATATTTACCCCATCAAATCGCTGGGAGGCATAAGTCTTCGAGAAGCACAACTTGAAGAAAGAGGTCTGCAATATGATAGAAGATGGATGCTTGTTGATGAGGAAGGCATATTTATTACCCAACGGAAATATTTTGAACTGGCACTACTGCAGGTAAATATTGCAGATGGTAAATTAACGGTTTCTCATAAAACATCACCTGAACAAAGCATCTCCTTTTCTTTAGATGAGGATACCGGAGAACAATTTTCAGTTGTGATATGGAACGATACCGCCACTGCACTTGAAGTAAATAAAGCGGTAAGCGATTGGTTTTCTGATTTCCTGAAGTTTAAAGTTAGATTGGTAAAAATGCCTTTAACTGAAAAGAGATTGGTAGATAGGGATTATGCTTCGAATGATGAAATAGTGAGTTTTGCCGATGGTTATCCTTGTCTGATTATAGGCCAGTCTTCACTTGATGGACTAAATGAAAAACTAGACGAGCCCATTCTTATGGATCGTTTCCGCCCAAATTTTGTTTTTACTGGTGGGGAGCCTCATGTTGAGGACAGTTTTAAAGACTTCCAAATCGGTGAAGTATTGTTTTCAGCTGTAAAACCATGTGCCAGGTGTGTCCTTATCACAATTGATCAGCAAACCGGCGAAAAAAGTCAGGAACCTTTAAGAACGCTGGCCAGTTACCGCACAGCAGGCAAAAAAATCATGTTCGGACAGAATCTGCTTCATCAGCATACTGGAATTATCAGTGTCGGAGATGAATTAAAGGTTATCAGCTGGAAGGACGAAAACTAA
- a CDS encoding glycoside hydrolase family 43 protein, whose protein sequence is MKSLKYLILAITVKLLLVANLVSAQNVIQPVIAGDFADPSIIRANHQYYAIGTSSEWAPHFPIYTSKNLTHWKQSGYVFDRAPQWTSGSFWAPEYDYHDKTYFIYYTARRKSDNVSCIGVATSKFPDRGFVDKGVVIDYGKESIDAFVYLDGTTRYITFKAYGLDQRPIEILAYKLSQDGLHIEGEPFSLLKDEQRIGLEGQSILKKDGYYYLFYSAGNCCGAQCDYNVRVARSKSFAGPYEFYAANPLLAENVYWKCSGHGTFVKTADEKCYYLYHAYNKKTNVFSGRQGMLAQLVWPQKNAWPVLKAQSGPAINNDLKITFTKPGVDKKWQWDFRNSSPKVSQHNDQIHLSGDIKKDNLSGIALTLRPVSGVFEVNATVKNTNNALKGLVYYGDANAAVGVGVIGDEVEFWKVDNKGRTVLSKTKLLAKGPVELKMKAMADSALTVFFRQGVQEWQKLISKEKVTGNFLPQWDRSPRVGLHFNGNPAENASFSSFELKY, encoded by the coding sequence ATGAAGTCTTTAAAATACCTAATATTAGCGATAACAGTTAAACTGCTCCTGGTCGCGAATCTTGTATCTGCACAGAATGTCATACAACCGGTAATTGCCGGAGATTTCGCTGATCCATCTATCATTAGAGCTAATCATCAGTATTATGCCATTGGTACTTCTTCTGAATGGGCACCACATTTTCCTATTTATACTTCTAAAAACTTAACGCACTGGAAGCAATCTGGATATGTTTTTGACCGTGCACCCCAATGGACTTCGGGTTCGTTCTGGGCACCTGAATATGACTATCATGACAAAACTTATTTCATCTATTATACCGCAAGGCGAAAAAGCGACAACGTTTCGTGCATTGGCGTGGCGACTTCGAAATTCCCTGACCGGGGCTTTGTAGATAAAGGCGTAGTAATCGATTACGGTAAAGAGTCAATCGACGCATTTGTTTACCTCGATGGTACCACAAGGTACATTACCTTTAAAGCATACGGTCTTGATCAGCGTCCAATTGAAATTTTAGCCTATAAACTTTCGCAGGATGGCCTTCACATCGAAGGAGAACCTTTCTCCCTGCTTAAAGATGAACAGCGTATTGGTTTGGAGGGACAGAGTATCCTGAAAAAAGATGGGTATTACTATCTTTTTTATTCTGCTGGAAACTGCTGCGGCGCGCAGTGCGATTATAATGTTAGGGTGGCGAGATCAAAATCATTCGCCGGGCCATATGAATTTTATGCGGCCAATCCCTTATTGGCAGAAAATGTGTACTGGAAATGTTCGGGGCACGGAACTTTCGTCAAAACAGCAGATGAAAAATGTTATTACCTCTATCACGCCTATAATAAAAAGACCAATGTTTTTAGCGGTCGGCAGGGCATGTTGGCGCAACTGGTTTGGCCACAAAAAAATGCATGGCCGGTACTCAAAGCACAAAGTGGACCAGCCATTAATAATGATCTGAAAATTACCTTTACTAAGCCTGGGGTTGATAAAAAATGGCAGTGGGATTTTAGGAACTCCTCTCCAAAAGTTTCACAGCATAATGATCAGATCCATTTGTCGGGAGATATAAAAAAAGATAATCTAAGCGGAATTGCATTAACCCTTAGACCCGTATCAGGTGTTTTTGAAGTAAACGCAACAGTTAAAAATACCAACAATGCCTTAAAAGGTCTGGTGTATTATGGCGATGCTAATGCTGCTGTAGGTGTAGGGGTAATTGGAGATGAAGTAGAATTTTGGAAGGTAGATAATAAGGGTAGAACTGTGCTCTCGAAAACAAAGTTATTGGCAAAAGGCCCGGTAGAACTTAAAATGAAGGCCATGGCTGATTCAGCTTTGACCGTGTTTTTTAGACAAGGGGTTCAGGAATGGCAAAAGCTTATCTCAAAAGAAAAAGTTACCGGTAATTTTTTGCCACAGTGGGATAGGAGCCCTCGCGTTGGTCTTCATTTTAATGGAAATCCAGCGGAAAACGCCTCTTTCTCATCGTTTGAACTAAAGTATTAA